From Leptolyngbyaceae cyanobacterium, one genomic window encodes:
- a CDS encoding response regulator: MNNNQSLISQADILIVDDIPENIRFLSSALQQYGYNVRKAINGQMALTAVKAVTPDLILLDINMPGMNGYEVCEKLKKDEETHSVPVIFLSALDDLVDKIKAFQMGGADYISKPFQIEEVLVRVENQLTIKKLREQLQKQNYELQQALIDIQKAQAQLVQKEKMVSLGQLAAGMAHEINNSVGFISSNISPARKYIQDLLYLIHLYQQEYPNSTPTIEEAKEEIDLDFLKSDIEKMIGSMQAGAERISTILLALRIFSRLNESDIKAVDIHEGIDSTLLLLEHRLKSEEKQPKIKVIKDYDNLPLVTCYASQINQAFFNILNNAIDAIELVIDRKITKVYSPSIWITTKLVDSQTARICIKDNGVGIPDELKSHLFDPFFTTKPVGKSTSLGLLTSYQIIVEKHKGQLTYNSSYGEGAEFIIEIPLYMSKSDTSVG; this comes from the coding sequence ATGAATAACAATCAATCGCTCATTTCTCAAGCCGATATACTGATTGTTGATGATATACCTGAAAATATTCGCTTTTTATCCTCTGCCTTGCAACAGTATGGTTATAACGTTCGCAAAGCAATTAATGGCCAAATGGCTTTGACTGCTGTAAAAGCTGTAACGCCCGATCTAATTTTATTGGATATTAATATGCCTGGAATGAACGGTTATGAAGTATGTGAAAAATTAAAAAAAGATGAAGAAACTCACTCTGTACCCGTAATTTTTTTAAGTGCTTTAGATGATTTGGTAGATAAAATAAAAGCATTTCAAATGGGAGGCGCAGATTATATCAGTAAACCATTTCAAATTGAAGAAGTTTTAGTAAGAGTGGAAAATCAACTGACTATTAAAAAGTTAAGGGAGCAATTACAGAAACAAAATTATGAACTTCAACAAGCATTAATTGATATTCAAAAAGCCCAAGCCCAACTAGTACAAAAAGAAAAAATGGTTAGTTTGGGTCAGTTAGCTGCTGGAATGGCACATGAAATTAATAATTCCGTTGGTTTTATATCTAGTAATATTTCTCCGGCTCGCAAATACATTCAAGATTTACTGTATTTGATTCATCTTTACCAACAAGAATATCCAAATTCTACGCCAACTATTGAAGAAGCTAAGGAAGAAATCGATTTAGATTTTTTGAAGTCTGATATAGAAAAAATGATCGGCTCTATGCAGGCAGGAGCAGAGCGTATTTCTACCATTTTGCTGGCATTACGCATTTTTTCCCGTTTAAATGAATCAGATATTAAAGCTGTCGATATTCATGAAGGAATTGATAGTACTCTACTATTATTAGAACATCGGCTTAAGTCAGAAGAAAAACAACCAAAAATTAAAGTAATCAAAGATTATGACAATTTACCTTTAGTGACTTGTTATGCAAGCCAAATTAATCAAGCTTTTTTTAATATTTTAAACAATGCTATTGATGCTATAGAATTAGTAATCGATCGAAAGATTACAAAAGTTTATTCTCCGAGTATTTGGATTACAACTAAATTAGTTGATTCGCAAACTGCCAGAATTTGTATTAAAGATAATGGGGTGGGTATTCCAGATGAATTAAAAAGTCATTTGTTCGATCCTTTTTTTACAACTAAGCCTGTGGGTAAAAGTACTAGCTTAGGGCTATTAACGAGTTATCAAATTATTGTGGAAAAACATAAAGGTCAATTAACGTATAATTCATCCTATGGAGAGGGTGCGGAATTTATTATAGAAATTCCATTGTATATGAGCAAGAGCGATACATCGGTAGGTTAA
- a CDS encoding GAF domain-containing protein, whose translation MWEVLQNIFSPSQYIPHGHCYLWQKSLVGLHLVSDLLIALAYYSIPAMLIYFIARRKDIPFQGIFILFGTFILACGTGHLIDIWTLWHPAYWISGIEKAFTAVVSCYTAFSTIGLLPQFLTLKTPKQLEEINRELQREIAERQQAEQVLKSIVAGTASVTGEKFFSALVQNLATALQIRYAFVAEVSDNQTEQLRTLAFWADGQSEINFEYDLKDTPCEPVIKQSKLFYYPEKVQEIFPKADGLKAMDAVCYLGVPLLDGQQQALGILCINNDRPLVNEENAKAIMKVFAARATAELQRKRAENAKSRAYEQLEMRVQERTADLLKANAALATEIQERISAESALRNSEHRLKQQQAGLIELAKSSNLYNGNLKDILEEITRLASHILKVERVSIWFYNHDRSEIHCADLYKLSENQHSEGLKLPVTEYPNYFYALETEQSIAAHNALTDPRTKEFGTDYLNIFGITSILDVSVSMKGETIGVICLEHTGNKRYWGIEEQNFASNLAYMISLAMESRDRKRAELALRETAERERAIARVIQRMRQSLEIQTIFQNTTQELRQAVNCDRVLVYRFNPDWSGELVSESVVEGWKKLVQEQSEHPELIKVAVDNSDCTVKNLGIADISIQDTYLQDTQGGCYREGTSYRCVSDIYQAGFDDCYIELLENLQARAYIIVPIFCSSQLWGLLAIYQNSRSRQWVEAEIKMVVQIGAQLGVAIQQAELLTTTQQQSAELKQAKETADAANRAKSEFLANMSHELRTPLNAILGFTQLMNRDVSLSTEYKQYVDLIGRSGEHLLELINDILEMSKIEAGRITLNENEFNLYSLLDSLEEMLKYKAQSKNLNLDFICASEVPKYIKTDESKLRQVLINIVDNAIKFTEKGSVILRIKSENSRKDSQSKITFEVEDTGPGIAQNEFDKLFEAFGQTAAGLNSGKGTGLGLPISQKFVQLLGGNISVTSKLGCGSKFVFNIQANQVSGIQISQSNLINKKVIGLAPNQPTYRILVVEDKPTNRLLLVKLLSVLGFQVREAENGQEALSIWETWEPHLIWMDMRMPIMDGYEATKQIKAHIKGQATVIVALTASAFEEQRQFILSAGCDDFVRKPFQEEELLAKMSKHLGVRYIYEEEISEIGNNWQSLPQAVNIRDLNAEIANMPTEWLEELYNAASQGSDLLIFQLIEKIPAEKASIAKALTDLVDNFQFEQIMKISQSLLT comes from the coding sequence ATGTGGGAAGTTTTACAAAATATATTTTCACCCAGTCAGTACATTCCACACGGTCATTGCTACTTATGGCAAAAGTCACTAGTTGGATTGCATCTTGTGAGCGACTTACTAATTGCACTTGCCTACTACTCAATTCCGGCGATGCTAATTTACTTTATCGCTCGGCGAAAAGATATTCCATTTCAGGGAATATTTATTTTATTCGGTACATTTATTCTCGCTTGCGGGACAGGTCACTTAATAGATATTTGGACGTTATGGCATCCAGCTTACTGGATTTCCGGTATTGAAAAAGCTTTTACTGCTGTAGTTTCTTGTTATACAGCCTTTTCAACGATCGGGCTGCTTCCTCAATTTTTAACTCTCAAGACACCCAAACAACTAGAAGAAATTAACCGGGAATTGCAACGCGAGATTGCAGAAAGACAACAGGCGGAACAAGTCTTAAAAAGTATTGTAGCAGGTACGGCTTCCGTTACGGGAGAAAAGTTTTTCTCCGCTTTAGTGCAGAACTTGGCTACAGCACTTCAGATTCGCTACGCTTTTGTGGCAGAAGTTTCAGATAACCAAACCGAACAATTAAGAACTCTTGCTTTTTGGGCAGACGGACAATCAGAAATTAACTTTGAGTACGATTTAAAGGATACGCCTTGCGAACCAGTAATTAAGCAATCTAAATTGTTTTATTACCCAGAGAAAGTACAGGAAATCTTTCCAAAAGCTGATGGATTAAAAGCAATGGATGCAGTATGTTACTTGGGCGTACCTCTGCTAGACGGACAACAGCAAGCGCTCGGAATTTTATGTATTAATAATGACAGACCTTTGGTAAACGAAGAAAATGCCAAAGCTATTATGAAAGTATTTGCTGCTAGAGCGACCGCCGAACTACAAAGAAAAAGAGCAGAAAATGCCAAAAGTCGCGCCTACGAACAGTTAGAAATGCGAGTCCAAGAACGCACGGCTGATTTATTAAAAGCAAATGCTGCGTTAGCAACCGAAATTCAAGAAAGAATTTCCGCAGAATCGGCTTTGCGAAATAGCGAACATCGCTTGAAACAACAGCAAGCAGGGTTGATAGAGCTAGCAAAAAGTAGTAATTTATACAATGGCAACTTAAAGGATATTTTAGAAGAAATTACTCGGTTAGCAAGCCATATTTTGAAAGTAGAAAGAGTAAGTATATGGTTTTATAACCACGATCGTTCAGAAATTCATTGTGCGGATTTATATAAATTGAGCGAGAATCAGCATAGTGAGGGATTAAAGCTTCCTGTTACCGAGTATCCCAACTATTTTTATGCTTTAGAAACCGAGCAATCGATCGCAGCCCATAATGCTCTTACCGATCCGCGCACTAAAGAGTTTGGTACGGATTATCTCAATATTTTTGGCATTACTTCTATTTTAGATGTTTCGGTTAGTATGAAAGGCGAAACTATAGGAGTAATTTGTTTAGAACATACTGGAAATAAAAGATATTGGGGTATAGAAGAGCAGAATTTTGCTAGTAATTTAGCTTATATGATTTCGCTGGCAATGGAATCGCGCGATCGCAAACGAGCAGAGTTAGCTTTACGAGAAACTGCTGAACGAGAAAGAGCGATCGCTAGAGTAATTCAAAGAATGCGGCAAAGTCTGGAAATTCAGACTATATTCCAGAATACTACCCAAGAATTGCGGCAAGCGGTCAACTGCGATCGCGTGCTTGTCTATCGCTTTAATCCTGACTGGAGTGGGGAATTAGTATCCGAGTCAGTAGTAGAAGGGTGGAAAAAATTAGTACAAGAACAAAGCGAGCACCCGGAACTCATTAAAGTAGCTGTCGATAATTCTGATTGTACCGTGAAAAACTTAGGTATTGCCGACATCTCAATTCAAGATACTTATTTGCAAGATACTCAAGGGGGTTGTTATCGGGAGGGAACCAGTTACCGTTGTGTTTCTGATATTTATCAAGCTGGATTTGATGATTGTTATATTGAACTATTAGAAAATTTGCAAGCGAGAGCTTATATAATAGTGCCAATTTTTTGTAGTAGTCAGCTTTGGGGATTACTAGCTATCTATCAAAACTCTCGTTCCCGTCAATGGGTAGAAGCAGAAATTAAAATGGTAGTGCAGATAGGAGCGCAGTTAGGCGTAGCAATTCAACAAGCAGAATTGCTAACAACAACTCAACAGCAATCGGCAGAATTAAAACAAGCCAAAGAAACTGCTGACGCTGCTAACCGTGCAAAAAGCGAATTTCTGGCTAACATGAGTCACGAACTCAGAACTCCGCTTAATGCTATTCTTGGTTTTACTCAACTAATGAATCGAGATGTCTCTCTATCTACCGAATATAAACAGTACGTAGATTTGATCGGTCGCAGTGGAGAGCATCTACTGGAACTAATTAACGACATTCTGGAAATGTCAAAAATAGAGGCAGGTCGAATTACACTCAATGAAAATGAATTCAACCTATATAGCTTGTTAGATAGCCTCGAAGAAATGTTAAAGTATAAAGCTCAATCTAAAAATTTAAATCTGGATTTCATTTGTGCTTCCGAAGTACCGAAATATATCAAAACCGATGAAAGCAAACTACGCCAAGTGTTAATTAATATCGTAGACAATGCCATCAAATTTACGGAAAAAGGCAGTGTCATATTGCGAATAAAATCAGAAAATTCTCGGAAAGATTCCCAATCCAAAATTACCTTTGAAGTAGAAGATACTGGCCCTGGCATTGCACAAAATGAGTTTGATAAATTATTTGAAGCCTTCGGACAAACTGCCGCAGGGTTAAACTCTGGTAAAGGCACTGGATTGGGTTTACCGATCAGCCAAAAATTTGTCCAATTACTCGGCGGAAATATTAGTGTCACTAGCAAGCTGGGCTGCGGCTCTAAATTTGTTTTTAATATCCAAGCTAATCAAGTTAGTGGCATTCAAATTAGTCAAAGCAATTTGATTAATAAAAAAGTGATTGGTTTAGCTCCTAACCAACCAACTTATCGCATTTTAGTAGTTGAAGATAAACCTACCAATCGTCTTCTCTTGGTTAAATTACTCAGTGTATTAGGCTTTCAAGTGCGTGAAGCTGAAAATGGGCAAGAAGCCTTAAGTATTTGGGAAACTTGGGAACCCCATTTGATTTGGATGGATATGAGAATGCCTATCATGGACGGCTATGAAGCTACCAAACAAATCAAAGCGCACATTAAGGGTCAGGCAACGGTAATCGTTGCTCTCACTGCTAGCGCTTTTGAAGAACAGCGACAGTTTATTTTATCAGCGGGATGCGATGATTTTGTCCGGAAACCGTTTCAAGAAGAAGAATTATTAGCAAAAATGAGCAAACATTTAGGTGTTCGATATATTTATGAGGAAGAAATCTCAGAAATAGGGAATAACTGGCAAAGCTTACCACAAGCCGTCAATATTCGTGATTTAAATGCTGAAATTGCCAATATGCCAACCGAGTGGTTAGAAGAATTATACAATGCAGCTTCTCAAGGCAGCGATTTATTAATTTTTCAGCTAATCGAAAAAATTCCTGCCGAAAAAGCTTCTATTGCGAAAGCCCTAACCGACTTAGTTGATAATTTTCAGTTTGAGCAAATTATGAAAATATCCCAATCTCTACTAACCTAA
- a CDS encoding response regulator: MRKLLIIEDEEIIRESILDILNVKGFNAIGANNGRVGLQLVKEFVPDLILCDVKMPELDGYQVLKILRENPSTARIPLIFITARSTEDVVFQTEMLGADGYLIKPFSTANLLEIISIYLKE, from the coding sequence ATGAGAAAATTATTAATTATTGAAGATGAAGAAATAATTCGGGAAAGCATCCTCGACATTTTAAATGTGAAAGGATTTAATGCCATTGGTGCAAATAATGGCCGGGTAGGATTGCAATTAGTAAAAGAATTCGTTCCCGATTTAATTTTGTGCGATGTAAAAATGCCTGAACTAGATGGTTATCAAGTGCTAAAAATTTTACGAGAAAATCCCAGCACTGCCAGAATTCCTTTGATATTTATTACAGCACGATCTACCGAAGATGTGGTTTTTCAAACGGAAATGTTAGGTGCGGACGGCTATTTGATCAAACCATTTTCAACAGCTAATCTTTTAGAAATTATTAGCATCTATCTTAAGGAGTAA
- a CDS encoding HAD hydrolase-like protein: protein MFGFKLPDGAAPDIVEAALSKLNLEPNEVVMIADTPYDIQSANKAGVEVIAFRSGGFDDSQLKNAIAIYDDPADLLANYDNSPLAQEPILNSK, encoded by the coding sequence ATTTTTGGGTTTAAATTACCTGATGGTGCAGCACCCGATATCGTAGAAGCAGCACTGAGTAAACTTAATTTGGAACCCAACGAAGTCGTAATGATTGCCGACACTCCCTATGATATTCAATCTGCCAATAAAGCTGGAGTGGAGGTGATTGCATTCCGTAGCGGTGGTTTTGATGATAGCCAGCTAAAAAATGCGATCGCAATTTATGACGACCCCGCTGATTTGTTAGCAAACTACGATAATTCCCCCTTAGCCCAAGAACCGATTTTAAACTCCAAATAA